In a genomic window of Suricata suricatta isolate VVHF042 chromosome 12, meerkat_22Aug2017_6uvM2_HiC, whole genome shotgun sequence:
- the ITIH1 gene encoding inter-alpha-trypsin inhibitor heavy chain H1 — translation MDGTVGLRVLLCVCLASLLIPQAMPTQGSPPGRPKVSKKRQTVDTSVDGMTIRSLKVNCKVTSRFAHYVITSQVVNNADEAKEVAFDVEIPKTAFISDFAITADGKAFIGDIKDKVTAWKQYRKASVSGENAGLVRASGRTMEQFTIHLTVGPRSKATFRLTYEEVLKRRLTQYNIDIKVKPKQLVHHFEIDVDIFEPQGISKLDAQASFLPKELANQLIKKSFSGKQGHVLFRPTVGQQQSCPMCSTSMLNGDFKVTYDVNRDKLCDLLVANNHFAHFFAPQNLTNLNKNLVFVIDISTSMEGQKVKQTKEALLKILGDMRPGDYFDLVLFGTDVQSWRGSLVQASAANLRAAQDFVRRFFLAGATNLNGGLLRGIEILNQAHGSIPELSNHASVLIMLTDGEPTEGVTDRSQILKNVRNAIRGRYPLYNLGFGHNVDFSFLEVMSMENNGRAQRIYEDHDATQQLQGFYDQVANPLLVDVELLYPQDTVSALTQHRHKQYYEGSEIMVAGRIADHKLSSFKADVLARGEGQEFKATCLVDEEEMKKLLQERGHMLENHVERLWAYLTIQELLAKRMKLEGKEKANVTAKALQMSLAYQFVTPLTSMIMRGMTDEDGLEPIIDKPPEDSLPLEMLGHRKTFMLSASQPSPTRPSYDIQQLPNQVTGVDTDPHFLIHVPQKEDTLCFNINEEPGVVLSLVQDPDTGFSVNGQLIGRKASSPGQHEGTYFGRLGISNPATDFQLEVTPQNIMLNPGLGGPVFSWRDQASVRQHEVVVTINRKRNLVVSVEDGGTFEVVLHRVWKGSAVHQDFLGFYVLDSHRMSARTHGLLGQFFHPFDYQVSDPHPGSDPTKTDATMVVKSRQLTVTRGLQKDYSKDPRHGAEVTCWFVHNNGAGLIDGVYTDYIVPDIF, via the exons ATGGATGGCACGGTGGGGCTGCGGGTGCTACTGTGCGTGTGCCTGGCTTCCCTCCTCATCCCGCAGGCCATGCCCACTCAGGGTTCACCCCCAGGCAGGCCCAAAGTCAGCAAG AAGCGTCAGACTGTGGACACA AGTGTTGACGGCATGACCATCCGGAGTTTGAAAGTCAACTGCAAAGTCACCTCTCGCTTCGCCCACTATGTCATCACCAGCCAAGTGGTCAACAATGCGGATGAAGCCAAGGAAGTGGCCTTCGATGTGGAAATCCCCAAGACGGCCTTCATCAGTGACTTTGCCAT CACAGCGGACGGAAAAGCATTCATCGGGGACATAAAGGACAAAGTGACTGCGTGGAAGCAGTACCGGAAAGCCTCCGTCTCGGGAGAGAATGCCGGCCTTGTCAG GGCCTCGGGGAGAACGATGGAACAATTCACCATCCACCTCACCGTTGGTCCCCGGAGCAAGGCCACCTTCCGGCTGACCTACGAGGAGGTGCTGAAGCGAAGACTCACACAGTACAACATTGACATCAAAGTCAAGCCCAAGCAGCTGGTGCACCATTTTGAG ATCGACGTGGACATCTTTGAGCCCCAGGGGATCAGCAAGCTGGATGCTCAGGCGTCCTTCCTCCCCAAGGAACTGGCAAACCAACTCATCAAGAAATCCTTCTCCGGGAAACAG GGTCATGTGCTTTTCCGCCCTACTGTGGGTCAGCAGCAGTCCTGCCCCATGTGCTCCACATCCATGCTGAATGGAGACTTCAAGGTGACCTACGATGTCAATCGAGACAAACTCTGTGACCTCCTG GTCGCCAATAACCACTTTGCCCACTTCTTTGCCCCCCAAAACCTGACGAACCTGAACAAGAACTTGGTTTTTGTGATTGATATTAGCACCTCTATGGAAGGCCAGAAAGTGAAGCAG ACCAAGGAGGCGCTCCTTAAAATACTGGGGGACATGCGGCCAGGGGACTATTTCGATCTGGTCCTCTTTGGGACTGATGTGCAATCATGGAGAGGCTCGTTGGTGCAGGCATCTGCCGCCAATTTGCGCGCGGCTCAAGACTTTGTGCGGCGCTTCTTCCTGGCTGGGG CCACAAACCTGAATGGAGGTTTGCTCCGGGGAATTGAGATCTTGAACCAAGCGCATGGGAGCATCCCAGAACTCAGCAACCATGCCTCGGTTCTCATCATGTTGACAGACGGCGAGCCCACAGAGG GTGTGACAGACCGTTCCCAAATCCTCAAGAACGTCCGCAATGCCATCCGGGGCAGGTACCCGCTCTACAACTTGGGGTTTGGCCACAATGTGGACTTCAGTTTCTTGGAGGTCATGTCCATGGAGAACAATGGACGGGCACAGAGAATTTACGAGGACCACGATGCCACCCAGCAGCTACAG ggtTTCTACGACCAGGTAGCGAACCCCCTACTGGTGGATGTGGAGTTGCTCTACCCCCAGGACACCGTCTCAGCCCTGACCCAGCACCGCCATAAACAATACTACGAAGGCTCGGAGATCATGGTGGCTGGGCGCATCGCTGACCACAAACTGAGCAGTTTCAAAGCGGACGTGCTGGCCCGTGGG GAGGGCCAAGAGTTCAAGGCAACCTGCTTGGTGGATGAAGAGGAGATGAAGAAACTGCTCCAGGAGCGGGGCCACATGCTGGAGAACCACGTTGAACGGCTCTGGGCGTACCTCACCATCCAGGAGCTGCTGGCCAAGCG GATGAAgttggaggggaaggagaaggccaACGTGACGGCCAAGGCCCTGCAGATGTCGCTGGCCTACCAGTTTGTGACCCCGCTGACCTCCATGATCATGAGAGGCATGACGGACGAGGACGGCCTGGAGCCCATCATCGACAAGCCCCCTGAGG attCTCTGCCCTTGG AGATGCTGGGACACAGAAAGA CATTCATGCTGTCGGCCTCGCAGCCTTCCCCAACTCGACCCAGCTACGACATCCAGCAGTTGCCAAACCAAGTGACTGGCG TGGACACTGACCCCCACTTCCTCATCCACGTGCCCCAGAAAGAGGATACCCTGTGCTTCAATATCAACGAGGAGCCCGGTGTGGTTCTGAGCCTGGTACAGGACCCTGATACAG GCTTCTCAGTGAATGGGCAGCTCATTGGCAGGAAGGCCAGCAGCCCCGGGCAGCACGAGGGCACGTACTTTGGGCGGCTGGGGATCTCGAACCCTGCAACGGACTTTCAGCTGGAAGTGACTCCTCAGAACATTATGCTGAACCCTGGCTTGGGTGGACCCGTGTTCTCCTGGAGGGACCAGGCTTCAGTGCGGCAGCATGA GGTGGTAGTGACTATCAACAGGAAGAGGAACCTGGTGGTGTCCGTGGAGGATGGGGGCACTTTTGAGGTTGTCTTGCACCGGGTATGGAAGGGGAGTGCCGTCCACCAGGACTTCCTGGGCTTCTACGTGCTGGATAGTCACCGGATGTCAGCGCGGACGCACGGGCTCCTGG GACAATTCTTCCACCCCTTTGATTATCAAGTGTCTGACCCGCACCCAGGCTCCGACCCCACAAAGACAGATGCCACAATGGTGGTGAAGAGCCGGCAGCTGACGGTCACCAG GGGCTTGCAAAAAGACTACAGCAAGGACCCCCGGCACGGGGCTGAGGTGACCTGCTGGTTTGTCCACAACAATGGAGCTGGGCTGATCGATGGCGTTTACACCGACTATATTGTCCCTGACATCTTCTGA